The Candidatus Zixiibacteriota bacterium genome contains a region encoding:
- a CDS encoding FAD-binding oxidoreductase: MTTLLEFEKILKSEFPDDRLTYQKSVPTFHPQDANEAAACVRLAIRYKQKIFITGFGNNIDPLREPFVSMLSIRTDRLNDVIDVSPGDFYITVGSGFPLRELNVKLKRHKLFLPHALLPYVGSVGGAVATNLSGRMNMHPLPIKKYLIKAEIVTPEGEIVTPGSVCFKSVSGYDIVKIFAPSWGLLGLVVSATFRVMPDSAIEEFADIKMSAIERERFLSGLDETNQSTDAQYCRKIRQKFDPHEVFPTV; the protein is encoded by the coding sequence ATGACTACCCTATTGGAATTTGAAAAGATACTGAAATCAGAATTTCCCGATGACCGGCTGACCTATCAAAAATCGGTGCCGACTTTTCATCCGCAAGACGCTAACGAAGCCGCGGCTTGTGTCCGACTTGCGATCCGCTACAAACAGAAGATTTTCATAACCGGATTTGGGAATAATATCGATCCGCTCCGCGAGCCATTCGTCTCAATGCTGAGTATACGTACTGACCGGCTGAATGATGTTATCGATGTCTCGCCGGGGGATTTCTACATTACTGTCGGTTCAGGATTTCCGTTGCGCGAACTCAATGTCAAACTGAAACGTCACAAACTATTTTTGCCGCATGCCCTGCTTCCGTATGTCGGCTCGGTTGGCGGCGCAGTCGCGACTAATCTGAGCGGTCGGATGAATATGCATCCATTGCCCATAAAAAAATATCTCATCAAAGCCGAGATCGTGACTCCTGAAGGCGAAATTGTCACACCGGGTTCGGTCTGCTTCAAATCTGTTTCAGGATATGATATCGTAAAAATCTTTGCGCCCTCATGGGGATTGCTGGGACTTGTGGTAAGCGCGACCTTTCGGGTGATGCCGGATTCGGCTATTGAAGAATTCGCAGATATCAAGATGAGCGCTATCGAGAGAGAACGATTTCTAAGCGGATTGGACGAGACCAATCAATCCACAGATGCCCAGTACTGCCGCAAAATAAGACAGAAATTCGACCCGCATGAGGTTTTTCCGACAGTATGA
- a CDS encoding CoA-binding protein: MIQTTRAAKGSTIAVLGASTKPGRISFLAMKMLKANGFLPIAVHPAGHDIDGMPGVRLLSDIQKTVDTVIVYINAQISSAEKENILALKPRRVIFNPGAENESLAETLISAGIEIVENCTLVLLKTNQF; this comes from the coding sequence ATGATTCAAACAACGCGCGCGGCAAAGGGATCGACAATCGCTGTGCTGGGGGCATCAACAAAACCCGGGCGCATTTCGTTTCTTGCCATGAAAATGCTCAAAGCAAACGGCTTTTTGCCGATAGCGGTTCATCCGGCGGGGCATGACATCGATGGTATGCCCGGTGTGCGATTACTAAGCGACATTCAAAAGACTGTGGACACCGTCATCGTCTATATCAACGCGCAGATTTCATCTGCCGAGAAAGAAAATATTCTCGCGCTGAAACCTCGCCGGGTCATCTTCAATCCTGGGGCTGAAAATGAAAGCCTTGCAGAAACCCTTATAAGCGCGGGTATTGAGATCGTGGAAAACTGCACACTGGTTTTGCTTAAGACAAATCAGTTCTAG